Proteins from a genomic interval of Quercus lobata isolate SW786 chromosome 11, ValleyOak3.0 Primary Assembly, whole genome shotgun sequence:
- the LOC115968888 gene encoding UDP-glycosyltransferase 43-like, with protein sequence MTKFEVVFMSYPAIGHLVPVVEFAHHLINHDPRFSVTILIITMPERPILNTYVQSHAATLASTNIRFIHLPTVDPPSPDQFESPFGYVCLFIEKHRPHVKQAITNLMETELDSDRRLVGIITDMFCTSMIDVANELDIPCYVFFPSTATFLGFMLHLPILDTQLTTELAKLDTELVIPSFANPVSPSLLPSIALEKEGYSWLLYHGRRYFETMGIIINTVHELEPYALNSVSTSQVPQIYPMGPILDLVGPAQWHPNQAHDERVMKWLDDQPPSTVVFLSFGSRGSFSESQVREIALGLEQAGVRFVWVLREQPMDQFSLSDDYTNIEKVLPNGFLERTAGIGLICGWVSQVQILSHKAVGGFISHCGWNSILESLWHGIPIATWPIYAEQQMNAFEMVKELGLAIEIRLDYSEGSDLVSAKEVERGIKLLMNYDNEVRQKVKEMRKKCRVAKMENGSSYASLGALIEKLVNS encoded by the coding sequence ATGACCAAATTTGAGGTGGTCTTCATGTCATACCCTGCAATCGGACACCTTGTTCCAGTTGTGGAGTTTGCACACCACCTTATCAATCATGACCCTCGATTTTCTGTCACTATACTCATCATCACCATGCCTGAGAGACCCATCCTCAACACCTACGTCCAATCACATGCTGCCACCTTAGCCTCCACAAACATCCGATTCATCCACCTCCCTACTGTAGATCCTCCCTCACCTGATCAGTTCGAGTCTCCCTTTGGCTACGTCTGCTTATTCATTGAAAAGCATAGACCCCATGTTAAGCAAGCAATCACTAACCTCATGGAAACCGAGTTGGACTCAGACCGACGACTCGTCGGGATCATCACAGACATGTTTTGTACTTCCATGATCGATGTAGCCAACGAGCTTGACATCCCTTGCTACGTTTTCTTTCCATCTACAGCTACGTTTCTCGGTTTCATGCTTCATCTTCCAATCTTAGACACCCAACTCACCACTGAGTTGGCTAAGTTGGACACTGAGTTGGTCATTCCGAGTTTTGCTAACCCGGTTTCTCCAAGTTTGTTGCCTTCTATAGCGTTGGAGAAAGAAGGGTACTCGTGGCTTTTGTACCACGGACGCAGGTACTTTGAAACAATGGGTATCATTATTAATACAGTTCATGAACTTGAGCCTTACGCACTTAACTCGGTCTCGACGAGTCAAGTGCCACAAATTTATCCCATGGGGCCAATTCTTGACCTTGTTGGACCAGCCCAATGGCACCCAAACCAAGCCCACGATGAAAGAGTCATGAAATGGCTTGATGATCAACCTCCATCTACTGTAGTATTCTTAAGCTTCGGAAGCAGGGGCAGTTTCAGCGAGTCTCAAGTTAGAGAAATTGCATTGGGGCTTGAACAGGCCGGGGTTCGATTTGTGTGGGTTTTACGTGAGCAACCTATGGATCAATTTTCCCTCTCAGATGACTACACGAATATTGAGAAAGTTTTACCAAATGGATTTTTGGAACGAACAGCTGGAATTGGATTGATATGTGGATGGGTCTCACAAGTGCAAATCCTATCTCATAAGGCCGTTGGAGGATTCATATCACACTGTGGTTGGAACTCAATTTTGGAAAGCCTATGGCATGGCATACCAATTGCCACTTGGCCAATTTATGCTGAACAACAGATGAATGCCTTTGAGATGGTGAAGGAGTTGGGATTAGCGATTGAGATTAGGTTAGATTATAGCGAGGGTAGTGATTTGGTGTCGGCAAAGGAGGTGGAGAGAGGAATAAAGCTTTTGATGAACTATGACAACGAGGTAAGACAAAAAGttaaagaaatgagaaaaaagTGTAGGGTAGCTAAAATGGAAAATGGATCATCATATGCATCACTTGGAGCACTAATTGAGAAACTAGTGAATTCATGA
- the LOC115966402 gene encoding uncharacterized protein LOC115966402: MPINKPPHATSIMLVGDTPSHPAQPSRRYTITPNPARRNWSTKSFPPFKSRSKLGQEFRTYGSRKPLGRFFPSNEGLSQFTSTNINANNVNGTIHLYSILETGESCVMCSFTWKKRSGC; the protein is encoded by the exons ATGCCCATCAACAAACCACCACATGCAACCTCAATTATGTTGGTCGGCGATACACCATCACACCCAGCCCAGCCTAGTCGGCGATACACCATCACACCCAACCCAGCCCGTCGAAACTGGTCCACAAAG TCTTTTCCTCCATTCAAATCAAGGTCAAAG CTAGGACAAGAATTCCGAACATATGGAAGTCGGAAACCATTAGGAAGGTTTTTTCCATCGAACGAAGGTTTGTCACAATTCACTAGCACTAATATAAATGCCAATAATGTAAATGGTACAATCCATTTATACTCCATATTGGAGACTGGAGAGAGTTGTGTAATGTGTTCCTTCACTTGGAAGAAAAGGAGTGGATGTTAA